The DNA window TTAACGCATGCACCGTTGACCTATTTCTACTTTATTTTgttctattaattttattttaacttctaaaattcatattaatCCGTTGTTggtccaaaaattatgaaaaaatttataaaaatatttcttctcattttacacttcgtgtaattttatgagaattttattttctgttttactatttttcttcaattttttcttttgcgtgcattttaattagtttaaaaatacttttatgtactaaaaaattatgaaaattttattatatgatccAATGATGTTATTTGACCTATGTTACATGACATATCACTACCATTAATGTTATTTCAGTTTTTTTGGAAAGAATTTTGAGAAAAAGGTCAACGACGCAGacgttagttaacataaaggaccaaCATGTAGCGAAAAAGGACTAACTTGTTACAATTAAAACACAAAGGACtaacttgttacaattaaataacttaaagggcCCAGGAGGTAATTTAGCCTTATTTTATTCATTACATATTACACTTCTCATACACATTGTTACGACATTGCGTATGACATATTGATATCTAGCAAACAAAATTTTAGGACCATTCTCTACTATTTGAAGGCTTTATCACCTTAGCGCTCTAATATAAAACCCCAATGACAACCATTATAGAGGAAAAAGAGATAAGAAAAGTAAAAGCCCATGCTTGTTGATGAAGGAATGAAAGTTGTACTTGGTGGAGTTTGTAAGTAAGTTGACTCTAAGCTTGATGGAGGTTTAAATGAGAGTTTTAAAGGAGAAGGTATATGAAAAAGAGGAAAGTTAAAGCTAAACCCATCTTTATAGGGTTCAAAAGTTGGGCCTATAGGTAATGAGTAACCTCTCACTAAGTACATCAACGATTGAAAAAGATTCCCCATGTCTCTAACACTTGAAAATAACCCAGTCCAATTTGACTTCCCAAAAGAAACCCACCATTAGCTACATTCAATGTTACTTATGTGACGTTTGAGGGACTCAACTCAAGTTCTACTTGAGGGACTCGCCCCAAGTTCTGCTCGAGGGACTCGCCCCAAGCTTTGTTTAAGGTAATTGACCAAAGGATGACTCTAAAACTTCTTTGGGGATTAGCCAAATGTGAAGGTTAAAAGCGATCGAACTAAATCACTTCATCCTTTACAAGCCCTTGTACTTGAGAGGTTGTGTACTGTTATAATTATAGTGGGCCCTAATAAGGAACAAACCACGTGAGGAAGGCAAAAACACTAGTATGGGAGAGTTGCCTTATCAAGCAAGGGGTCGCTCGAAATAGGCCACAAGGTCGCTTAGATTTTAGTAGCTGCCCTTTAGTTCACTTTAGTCCATCTTAACTCAGTCCCACTACCCACTTGCCCAATGAATGTGGGAGAGGACATGTCCCATCATAACAGACTAGAAGAAGGGTCAATGAAGATAACCATCACTTCTATGATCCAAGGAAGAATAACTCCCTTGCTCTTCATTTTTTCTGAGGAGGAACTGAGATACCCATTCTCTAACCTAGACACAAGAAATCTCTATAAATATTTCAGTCTTATAAGTATGAACATTTTTCACCTAGACATGTAGTCTCAAAATATATCATCTTTTcactatcaatatatatatatatatatatatatatatatatatatatatatatatatatatatatatatatatatatatatatatatatatagcctatTTTCTCtttcaataaatatttatttaaaaatttgattaaataatatgtaaaatgattttacaacaatctttaataataaaaagcaaattttctgtgaaaataaattttgaaatttccaaacGCGTAACCCTTCTCTTCTCTCCTCCCTTCACTCTTAAACAGAATTTAGGGTTTCTGCCCCCAAAAAATTCCGATTCTTTCCTCTCAACTCAGCAATGGCTAAAAAGAAACAGAAGGAGCCGCAACAAACCCCTAAAAACGACACCGTCTCATCCTCTTCCAGCGTTTTCGATGTTCTCTTCGGCAACGCGCCGGAACAGATAACCGGCACCGCCGCTTCTCTATTTTCCGATGACAACCCCTTTAAGAGGAAACCACCACAACCTGCTCTAATTTCCGACGTTACCGATCACACTCCAAACTCCGAAAACGGCGATGTAgatgaaaagaagagaaagaggaacaaagagaaAAACCCCGTGCTTGATTCAAATTCTGCAATCAAAGTttcagagaagaagaaaaagaagaaaagtgggTTGAACGAGAAGGAAggggaagagaaagagaaagagcatATTTTGGATGTAGAAACGATtgggaaggagaagaagaagaggaaaagggaTGAGGTTGAGAAAGAGTGggaggagaagaagtatgggattGTTAAGGGAGGAGATAAGGATGAAAGGGAAGGGTTTGAGAATGAAAAAGTTGGGAGCAAGAGAAAAGTGCGTGATAATCCAGCTGATATGATGGTCTCAAAGAAAGGTTTTGATGATGAAGATAAGCTTTTGAGGACTATTTTTGTTGGAAATTTGCCTCTTAAGGTGAAAAAGAAGACTTTGTTGAATGAGTTTAAGAAATTTGGTGAGGTTGAATCTGTTAGGATTCGCTCTGTTCCTTTGCAAGATGTAGGTGTTCCTTTTGTTTATTGTTTTGGTTTGGATTTGTTGGTACTCTTTGAGGCTTCAATGATATTGTTTTAATGCTAACTTTATgtgtattccttttttttttcatgaaCTAGACTAAAATACCTAGAAAGGGAGCCATCCTTGCGAAGAAGATCCATGAGTTGGCTGAAAGGTAACTGTTACTCAATGACCTGCTTGCAGCTTGTTAAGATTATTAATTGTTTATAGAGAATGCAGTTATTTTGTATATTGAGTTGAAGGAAAAGCCTATATTAAGCTAGGTGAAAATGTTCCGTTTTGATGATTTGTAAGGAGTGTCTTAAATTCTCCTTACTGTAATTTATATTGCAAATTAGATTTGTTCTAGGGCGACTGGTATCAGTGAATACATGCATTTTAATGTGAAGGAAATCTTTTCATACATTTCTAATAGAGAAATATTGGGGTTTGCAGTGTCAATGCTTACATTGTTTTCAAAACTGAGGAATCTGCCCAGGCTTCATTGGCCCACAACATGACTGTGGTATGTACTTGTTTCTCTAAGTTGGATTGGATCAATTATTGCCAATGCCATGTATTTCTGTTGAAGGATTGTGTCTGACAATCGTCGAATATTATTGTTTCGTTATCTGGCTGTAGGTTGAAGGATTCCACATTCGTGTTGAcagggcatgcccgccccgcaagAAACTTAAAGGGGATACTTCTCAGCTCTATGATAATAAGAGAACTGTTTTTGTGGGTAATCTCCCATTTGATGTAAAGGTATGTTACCATTACCAATCtgttgtttttatttaaggtcaCACAATTCCATTTCCCCTTGTTGCATCTATCTTGTCCAATGATTCTAACATGTGATCTTTTGGTGCAGGATGAAGAACTTTATCAGCTATTTGGTGGTATACCAAATCTAGAATCAAGTGTAGAAGCTATAAGAGTTGTTCGAGATCCTCATCTTAATGTGGGAAAGGGAATTGCTTATGTGCTATTTAAAACAAGGGTATGCTGTTTTGGTGCCTTATTTGCTATAcattttgattttgataaaaaGTTTTCATTGTGTACTTGTATTTTTTTAGCTCAAATATCATGATTGAGGTTTTCATGTGCTTTCCTTTAGGCGCTAAAACACGGGGCTGTTTGTGACTATCCCATAAATACTTAAGTAGCTCAAATTTGTCAGATTAATTTTAAGAATAGCATGCTATTATTACTAAAAGGCACATGTATTCTCGAACACAAACATTGAAATGGATGGTTATGTGTGTTGTGGTTTTGTTAACTTTAGTTTGGATGAGCTATCTAATATGCCTTCTCAGTTACTAGGTACATGTAAATTTCAGAAAATATCACTATTTGATGAGAATATTAGTAGTTAGAGACTGACATGTATGGTAAAAATAGTTAGGAGCATTTACATTTTACACTTTTAAAGAACACAATTTGAAAATCATGTTAAAGCCTGTCTGTTTACCAACAATATCTGATTATTTCAACGCCCAATCCCACTCCCTGATATTTGGGATACAGACTGGAAGAGAACTTGAGCTTTCAGTTGATGAATGATGTCCCTTGGACATTTTCTTAGTAACAAACCCTTTTGGTGCTGAAATATGGGGCTGTTAGAGGTTGATGACAAGCCCCTGAAAATATCCTTGTCATGGAGAAACCATCTTATTTGTCTTATTGCTTTTAGAATTTCATGTTATGTTATCTATTTCTTTAAAGCGTATACATTTTGGAGCATAATCTGGAACGTAAGGATAGTTGCAAGTAATGTGGTTCTGTTGACTTACTCCGGTTTGGATTggctactatttttatattatat is part of the Vicia villosa cultivar HV-30 ecotype Madison, WI linkage group LG2, Vvil1.0, whole genome shotgun sequence genome and encodes:
- the LOC131651782 gene encoding nucleolar protein 12-like, translating into MAKKKQKEPQQTPKNDTVSSSSSVFDVLFGNAPEQITGTAASLFSDDNPFKRKPPQPALISDVTDHTPNSENGDVDEKKRKRNKEKNPVLDSNSAIKVSEKKKKKKSGLNEKEGEEKEKEHILDVETIGKEKKKRKRDEVEKEWEEKKYGIVKGGDKDEREGFENEKVGSKRKVRDNPADMMVSKKGFDDEDKLLRTIFVGNLPLKVKKKTLLNEFKKFGEVESVRIRSVPLQDTKIPRKGAILAKKIHELAESVNAYIVFKTEESAQASLAHNMTVVEGFHIRVDRACPPRKKLKGDTSQLYDNKRTVFVGNLPFDVKDEELYQLFGGIPNLESSVEAIRVVRDPHLNVGKGIAYVLFKTREAANSIVNKRSLNLRDRALRLSRANTNAATTPSKRPDSPGARLTHGKPNATPSKRPYTPAAQAHRTPVKKFSAASKSPSSSKNGSNRKTTASYQGLRATKSDVFKKSHGGEKPKVRTQKRPTVAARKAKAKVQQEGGTPKHAGSKGTPKKAGSKGTPKQAGSKRKFDSRTPDSSGRVMKAQKKW